In Comamonadaceae bacterium OS-1, a single window of DNA contains:
- the trxC gene encoding thioredoxin 2 has protein sequence MGLSVAGNTDSCNPAPRHDVNEMTESQHIVCPHCHTTNRVRTDQLGSAPDCGSCKKPLFTGQPADLDGAAFDKHLQRNQIPLLVDFWAPWCGPCKQMAPAYVQAAAQLEPRIRVAKVDTEAHQALGARYQIRSIPTLALFVGGREVARQAGAMGAADIVRWVQQHAPR, from the coding sequence ATGGGGTTGAGCGTTGCGGGCAACACAGACTCTTGCAATCCAGCCCCCCGCCACGATGTAAATGAAATGACTGAATCCCAGCACATCGTCTGCCCCCACTGCCACACCACCAACCGCGTGCGCACCGACCAGCTCGGCAGCGCGCCCGATTGCGGTAGCTGCAAAAAGCCCTTGTTCACCGGCCAACCCGCCGACCTGGATGGGGCTGCGTTCGACAAGCACCTGCAGCGCAACCAAATTCCGCTGCTGGTGGACTTTTGGGCGCCGTGGTGCGGGCCGTGCAAGCAGATGGCGCCTGCCTATGTACAGGCCGCTGCCCAGCTGGAGCCGCGCATCCGCGTGGCCAAGGTGGACACCGAGGCGCACCAAGCCTTGGGCGCGCGCTACCAGATCCGCAGCATCCCCACATTGGCGCTGTTTGTGGGGGGCCGCGAGGTGGCCCGCCAGGCGGGTGCCATGGGCGCTGCCGACATCGTGCGCTGGGTGCAGCAGCACGCGCCGCGCTGA
- the ascD gene encoding CDP-6-deoxy-L-threo-D-glycero-4-hexulose-3-dehydrase reductase: MTHPVPTPQAFTITVQPSGRAFAATADESILAAGIRQGIGLPYGCKDGACGSCKCKKLEGMVFHGPHQSKALSAEEEAAGLVLTCCAMPLTDVVLESRQVTDESAFPIKKMPSRVTSLEKVSSDVMVLKLQLPANDTLRYHPGQYIEFILRDGARRSYSMANAPHTGPVVELHIRHMPGGKFTDHVFGTMKEKEIQRIEGPYGSFYLREDSDKPIVLLASGTGFAPIKAIIEHMQHKAITRAATLYWGGRRPSDLYLSDWVRAQLALMPHLKFVPVISDALPEDGWTGRTGFVHEAVLQDLPDLSNFEVYACGAPIVVDSAQNAYVAKAGLPPDAFFADAFTSEADKVQA, from the coding sequence ATGACCCATCCCGTCCCCACGCCGCAAGCCTTCACCATCACTGTGCAGCCCAGTGGCCGTGCGTTTGCTGCTACCGCCGATGAATCCATCTTGGCTGCCGGCATTCGCCAGGGTATTGGTCTGCCTTATGGCTGTAAGGACGGGGCCTGCGGCTCGTGCAAGTGCAAGAAGCTGGAAGGCATGGTGTTCCACGGCCCCCACCAAAGCAAGGCCTTGAGCGCGGAAGAAGAAGCCGCTGGCCTGGTGCTTACTTGCTGCGCCATGCCGCTGACCGACGTGGTGCTGGAATCGCGCCAGGTGACCGACGAAAGCGCCTTCCCGATCAAGAAGATGCCGTCGCGGGTAACTTCGCTGGAGAAAGTGTCCAGCGACGTAATGGTCCTCAAATTGCAACTTCCTGCCAATGACACGCTGCGTTACCACCCCGGTCAATACATTGAATTTATCCTGCGCGACGGTGCCCGACGCAGCTACAGCATGGCCAACGCACCGCACACCGGCCCGGTGGTGGAGCTGCATATCCGCCATATGCCTGGCGGCAAGTTCACCGACCATGTCTTCGGGACGATGAAGGAAAAAGAAATCCAGCGTATTGAAGGCCCCTACGGCAGCTTCTATTTGCGCGAAGACTCTGACAAACCTATCGTGCTGCTGGCTTCCGGCACCGGCTTCGCGCCGATCAAGGCCATCATCGAGCACATGCAGCACAAAGCCATCACCCGAGCGGCCACGCTGTACTGGGGCGGGCGCCGTCCGAGCGACTTGTATCTCAGCGATTGGGTGCGGGCTCAATTGGCTTTAATGCCCCATTTGAAGTTCGTGCCGGTCATCTCCGACGCGCTGCCAGAAGACGGTTGGACAGGCCGCACGGGATTCGTCCACGAGGCGGTGCTGCAGGACCTGCCGGATTTGTCCAATTTTGAGGTCTATGCCTGCGGCGCACCCATCGTGGTCGACAGTGCCCAAAATGCGTACGTGGCCAAGGCCGGATTGCCACCGGACGCGTTCTTTGCAGACGCGTTCACCAGCGAAGCCGACAAAGTTCAAGCCTAA
- the mshA_4 gene encoding D-inositol-3-phosphate glycosyltransferase produces MGGLENGVVNLINNMSSEKYRHAVVALTDITDFRNRVVRDDVMFYALNKPAGHAFWLYPKLFRLFRKLRPTIVHTRNLAALEVLIPAWAAGVSVRIHGEHGRDVGDFDGNNKKYQWMRRIYAPFVTQYLALSRDLASYLTEKVHISAKRITQVYNGVDTVRFSPAESVGHSVIQGCPFADTGLWVVGTVGRMQTVKDQLTLTRAFILALEIAPKLKVRVRLALVGDGPLRRQCQELLESAGAAQFAWLPGERNDVPEIMRGLDCFVLPSLAEGISNTILEAMACGLPVIATDVGGNADLVLHGVTGEIVPAGDVDAIARSLVQLANSPELAQKMGRAGRHRILEKFSLDAMVGTYQGLYDRLLGIGESAVPLAPTNK; encoded by the coding sequence ATGGGGGGATTAGAGAATGGAGTTGTTAATTTGATTAACAATATGAGTTCTGAAAAATACCGCCATGCCGTAGTTGCGTTGACTGATATTACCGATTTTCGTAATCGGGTTGTGCGTGATGATGTGATGTTTTATGCTTTGAATAAGCCAGCAGGCCATGCTTTCTGGTTGTACCCCAAGCTATTTCGTTTATTCAGGAAGCTGCGTCCTACTATTGTTCACACCAGAAACCTTGCTGCCCTTGAAGTTTTAATTCCGGCATGGGCTGCTGGTGTTTCGGTCCGTATCCATGGAGAGCATGGTCGCGACGTTGGTGATTTTGATGGTAACAATAAGAAGTACCAATGGATGCGCCGTATTTATGCACCCTTCGTTACCCAATATTTGGCCTTGTCGCGTGATTTGGCTTCATATTTGACGGAGAAAGTACACATTTCTGCCAAACGGATAACGCAGGTTTATAACGGGGTGGATACGGTCCGCTTCTCGCCTGCGGAGTCTGTCGGACACTCAGTGATCCAAGGGTGTCCATTTGCGGATACCGGCTTGTGGGTTGTGGGTACGGTCGGGCGCATGCAAACCGTTAAAGACCAGCTTACGTTAACGCGTGCCTTCATACTCGCTTTGGAGATTGCGCCTAAGCTTAAAGTACGCGTGCGCCTTGCCTTGGTGGGCGATGGCCCATTGCGGCGGCAGTGCCAGGAATTGCTGGAGTCCGCTGGAGCGGCCCAGTTTGCTTGGCTGCCTGGTGAGCGTAACGATGTGCCGGAGATCATGCGAGGGCTTGATTGCTTTGTGTTGCCTTCGTTGGCCGAGGGTATTTCCAATACCATACTGGAAGCCATGGCCTGTGGCTTGCCGGTCATTGCCACCGACGTGGGGGGCAATGCCGATTTGGTGCTCCATGGCGTGACGGGGGAGATCGTGCCTGCTGGTGATGTGGATGCGATTGCACGCAGTTTGGTGCAGTTGGCTAATTCGCCAGAATTGGCGCAAAAGATGGGACGTGCTGGTCGGCACCGTATCCTGGAGAAATTTAGCTTAGATGCAATGGTCGGTACTTACCAAGGCCTGTACGATCGACTTTTGGGCATAGGCGAAAGTGCTGTGCCACTAGCTCCCACCAACAAATAA
- the wbpI gene encoding UDP-2,3-diacetamido-2,3-dideoxy-D-glucuronate 2-epimerase, translated as MSSRYIICVVGARPNFMKMAPILRAISVKLPHIAVLLVHTGQHYDKDMSDRLFDDLQLPRPDINLEVGSATHAVQTADVMRKFEPILDAYNPYCVIVVGDVNSTIACTLVAVKKGILVAHVEAGLRSYDKKMPEEINRILTDQIADRLYTTERSAENNLNREGISSEQIFFVGNVMIDSLIYGRKNAPNVLDILKYANINSSILNNEKKYAVVTLHRPSNVDQSKDLQYLLDILVEVSNKIPLIFALHPRTRNNIEKFNLNYIFDVKNIIFMPPQGYLEMLGLMSSASLILTDSGGLQEESTALGLPCLTLRENTERPITVDQGTNTIVGCNRNLILSCVDEILSGRGKSGRVPEYWDGSAAERIADDLKTWLKL; from the coding sequence ATGTCCAGTCGTTACATCATTTGTGTAGTTGGTGCCCGTCCAAATTTTATGAAAATGGCTCCTATTTTGAGAGCTATATCGGTAAAATTGCCCCATATTGCTGTTCTTCTTGTCCATACTGGACAGCATTATGACAAGGATATGAGTGATCGATTATTTGATGACTTGCAGCTTCCACGGCCAGATATAAATCTTGAGGTTGGCTCTGCAACTCATGCCGTTCAAACGGCAGATGTGATGCGAAAATTTGAGCCAATTTTGGACGCATACAATCCTTATTGTGTAATAGTTGTTGGCGATGTTAATTCGACAATAGCATGCACATTAGTGGCGGTGAAAAAAGGCATTCTTGTCGCTCACGTAGAAGCCGGTTTGCGCAGTTACGACAAAAAGATGCCTGAGGAAATTAACAGAATTTTAACTGATCAAATCGCCGATCGACTTTATACAACTGAAAGATCTGCCGAAAACAATTTGAATAGAGAAGGAATTTCCTCCGAACAAATTTTCTTTGTTGGAAATGTCATGATTGATTCCTTAATCTATGGTCGGAAGAACGCCCCCAATGTATTAGATATTTTGAAATATGCCAATATAAATTCTTCTATACTAAATAATGAAAAAAAATATGCAGTTGTAACGCTGCATCGGCCATCAAATGTGGATCAGTCAAAAGATTTGCAATATTTATTGGATATATTGGTTGAGGTTTCTAATAAAATCCCATTAATATTTGCTCTCCATCCTCGCACAAGGAATAATATTGAGAAATTTAACCTAAATTATATATTTGATGTGAAGAATATTATATTTATGCCACCTCAGGGCTACCTTGAAATGCTTGGTTTGATGTCAAGCGCTTCTCTAATACTCACTGATTCAGGGGGACTCCAGGAAGAGTCTACAGCTTTGGGGTTGCCTTGCTTGACTCTAAGAGAAAATACGGAGCGTCCAATTACAGTGGACCAGGGCACAAATACCATCGTTGGTTGTAATAGGAATTTGATTTTATCGTGTGTTGATGAAATATTATCAGGCCGAGGCAAGTCTGGACGTGTGCCTGAATACTGGGATGGATCAGCTGCAGAGCGTATTGCTGATGATTTAAAGACATGGCTAAAGTTGTAA
- the wbpA gene encoding UDP-N-acetyl-D-glucosamine 6-dehydrogenase has product MTVVAVIGLGYVGLPLVIEFGKHFKTIGFDISVSKVESCLKGVDPSRELSNEDMLSASHALYTYDASMLAEADIVVVAVPTPVDDAHIPDFRPLIGASTSVGRHMKAGAIVVYESTVYPGATEEVCIPVLERESGMKWKQDFFVGYSPERINPGDKEHTLTKILKVVSGDTPETLERVAQLYEKIILPGVHRASSIKAAEAAKVIENTQRDLNIALMNELAIIFDKIGIDTTEVLEAAGTKWNFLKFKPGLVGGHCIGVDPYYLTHKAAMLGYQPEVILAGRRINDSMGKFIAEQTIKHMIASGSYIKGARVNILGLTFKENCGDLRNSKVIDIIKELKSYGVEVFVTDPQAEAEEAMHEYGVRLLTWNELPRADAIVAAVAHNEYTALSVEDFGKKLVKGGAFIDVKCSFDRGAIEAAGYKLWRL; this is encoded by the coding sequence ATGACAGTAGTTGCTGTAATCGGTCTCGGTTATGTTGGATTGCCATTGGTTATTGAGTTTGGCAAACACTTTAAAACTATTGGGTTTGATATTTCAGTGTCTAAGGTGGAATCTTGTTTGAAAGGTGTTGACCCTTCGCGAGAATTGTCCAATGAGGATATGCTTTCCGCTTCTCATGCCCTGTATACATATGACGCTTCGATGCTTGCAGAGGCCGACATCGTGGTAGTGGCTGTCCCCACTCCTGTGGATGATGCTCATATTCCTGATTTCCGACCGTTAATTGGTGCCAGTACGAGCGTTGGTCGCCATATGAAGGCTGGAGCTATCGTGGTGTACGAGTCCACAGTTTATCCAGGTGCAACTGAAGAAGTTTGTATTCCAGTTTTAGAGCGAGAATCTGGTATGAAGTGGAAGCAAGATTTCTTTGTCGGATATTCTCCTGAACGAATTAATCCTGGTGACAAAGAGCACACTTTAACGAAGATTTTAAAGGTGGTATCTGGCGACACTCCTGAAACTCTTGAACGCGTTGCTCAACTTTACGAAAAAATAATTCTCCCTGGTGTCCATCGGGCATCGTCAATCAAGGCCGCTGAGGCTGCAAAGGTAATTGAGAATACGCAGAGAGATTTGAATATTGCTTTGATGAACGAATTGGCAATTATTTTTGACAAAATCGGCATTGATACGACGGAAGTTTTAGAGGCTGCCGGAACTAAGTGGAATTTCTTGAAATTTAAACCGGGTCTAGTGGGGGGGCATTGCATCGGCGTCGATCCATATTATTTGACTCATAAAGCAGCTATGCTTGGTTATCAGCCTGAGGTAATTTTAGCCGGACGGCGCATCAATGACAGTATGGGTAAGTTCATTGCCGAGCAAACTATTAAACACATGATTGCTTCGGGTAGTTACATAAAAGGGGCTCGAGTTAATATTTTAGGACTCACTTTTAAGGAGAACTGTGGTGATTTGCGTAATTCCAAGGTGATTGACATCATTAAGGAACTCAAGTCTTACGGGGTGGAAGTGTTTGTTACGGATCCTCAGGCTGAAGCTGAAGAGGCAATGCATGAGTACGGGGTTCGGTTGCTTACATGGAATGAGTTGCCCCGCGCGGATGCTATCGTGGCTGCAGTTGCGCATAATGAATATACTGCATTGTCCGTGGAAGATTTTGGCAAGAAGTTGGTCAAAGGCGGTGCTTTTATTGACGTGAAGTGTTCATTTGATCGCGGTGCGATTGAGGCTGCTGGTTATAAACTGTGGAGGCTCTAA